A genomic region of Streptomyces sp. NBC_00247 contains the following coding sequences:
- a CDS encoding ABC transporter ATP-binding protein, which yields MSENNTTDTAATGTVPKQQDKDAASPLLEVRDLKKHFPIKGGFPIKRTVGAVKAVDGLSFDVMPGESLGLVGESGCGKSTTGRLLTRLLEPTSGTVAYKGQDISHASRRDMMPIRSEIQMIFQDPYASLNPRQTVGNIIGGPMEINGINPPGGREARVRELLEIVGLNPEHYNRFPHEFSGGQRQRIGVARAVALQPKLIIADEPVSALDVSIQAQVINLLQEVQREMGIAFVFIAHDLAIVRHFSQRVAVMYLGKIIEVADRDSLYEAPRHPYTHALLSAVPDADIDADKRERIRLEGDVPSPVNPPSGCRFRTRCWKAQDKCATEEPPLVQLSGDKPGHLTACHFPEDPTVTRTKDIVMDPALAALEE from the coding sequence ATGAGCGAGAACAACACCACTGACACGGCGGCCACCGGCACCGTGCCGAAGCAGCAGGACAAGGACGCGGCCTCCCCGCTGTTGGAGGTCCGCGACCTCAAGAAGCACTTCCCCATCAAGGGCGGCTTCCCGATCAAGCGGACCGTCGGCGCGGTCAAGGCGGTCGACGGCCTGTCCTTCGACGTCATGCCGGGCGAGTCCCTCGGTCTGGTCGGTGAGTCCGGCTGTGGCAAGTCGACCACCGGGCGGCTGCTGACCCGCCTGCTGGAGCCGACCTCGGGCACGGTCGCGTACAAGGGCCAGGACATCAGCCACGCCTCGCGGCGCGACATGATGCCCATCCGGTCCGAGATCCAGATGATCTTCCAGGACCCGTACGCCTCCCTGAACCCGAGGCAGACGGTCGGCAACATCATCGGCGGACCGATGGAGATCAACGGCATCAACCCGCCCGGTGGCCGCGAGGCCCGGGTGCGGGAGCTGCTGGAGATCGTCGGCCTGAACCCGGAGCACTACAACCGCTTCCCGCACGAGTTCTCGGGCGGCCAGCGGCAGCGCATCGGTGTGGCCCGCGCGGTCGCGCTGCAGCCGAAGCTGATCATCGCGGACGAGCCGGTCTCGGCCCTGGACGTCTCCATCCAGGCGCAGGTCATCAACCTGCTCCAGGAGGTCCAGCGCGAGATGGGCATCGCGTTCGTCTTCATCGCGCACGACCTCGCGATCGTCCGGCACTTCTCGCAGCGCGTCGCGGTGATGTACCTGGGCAAGATCATCGAGGTGGCCGACCGCGACTCGCTGTACGAGGCGCCCCGGCACCCGTACACGCACGCGCTGCTGTCCGCCGTCCCGGACGCCGACATCGACGCCGACAAGCGCGAGCGCATCCGGCTGGAGGGTGACGTCCCGTCGCCCGTCAACCCGCCCTCGGGCTGCCGCTTCCGCACGCGGTGCTGGAAGGCCCAGGACAAGTGCGCCACCGAGGAGCCGCCGCTCGTGCAGCTCTCCGGCGACAAGCCCGGCCACCTCACGGCCTGCCACTTCCCGGAGGACCCGACGGTCACCCGCACGAAGGACATCGTGATGGACCCGGCGCTGGCGGCGCTGGAGGAGTAG
- a CDS encoding ABC transporter ATP-binding protein codes for MTTLTKTEDAAAPTGSDSFLSVRDLHVKFSTEDGVVNAVNGLSFDLERGKTLGIVGESGSGKSVTNLTVLGLHNPKSTTVEGDILLDGVNLTHAPESQLESLRGNKMSMIFQDALTALSPYYTVGRQISEPFRKHTGASKKEARDRAIEMLTKVGIPQPTLRVDDYPHQFSGGMRQRAMIAMSLVCNPDLLIADEPTTALDVTVQAQILDLLKDLQQEFGSAIIMITHDLGVVANMADDLLVMYAGRAVERGSVREVLKSPQHPYTWGLLGSMPRLSSSVDEPLMPIPGSPPSLLNPPSGCAFHPRCAFTGDVGGDACVSSRPGLPAGRGSACHLTAEQKQQVFIEKIQPRLG; via the coding sequence GTGACCACACTCACCAAGACCGAGGACGCCGCGGCCCCCACCGGGTCCGACTCGTTCCTCTCGGTACGCGATCTGCACGTCAAGTTCTCCACCGAGGACGGCGTCGTCAATGCGGTGAACGGGCTCTCCTTCGACCTGGAGCGCGGCAAGACGCTCGGCATCGTCGGCGAATCCGGTTCCGGCAAGTCGGTGACCAACCTGACCGTGCTGGGCCTGCACAACCCGAAGTCGACCACCGTCGAGGGCGACATCCTCCTCGACGGCGTGAACCTGACGCACGCGCCCGAGTCCCAGCTCGAATCGCTGCGCGGCAACAAGATGTCGATGATCTTCCAGGACGCGCTCACCGCGCTCTCGCCGTACTACACGGTGGGCCGGCAGATCTCGGAGCCGTTCCGCAAGCACACCGGCGCCAGCAAGAAGGAGGCCCGGGACCGGGCCATCGAGATGCTGACCAAGGTGGGCATCCCGCAGCCCACGCTGCGGGTGGACGACTACCCGCACCAGTTCTCCGGCGGCATGCGCCAGCGCGCCATGATCGCCATGTCGCTGGTCTGCAACCCCGACCTGCTGATCGCCGACGAGCCGACGACCGCCCTGGACGTCACCGTCCAGGCGCAGATCCTCGACCTGCTCAAGGACCTCCAGCAGGAGTTCGGCTCCGCGATCATCATGATCACGCACGACCTGGGCGTCGTCGCCAACATGGCCGACGACCTGCTGGTGATGTACGCCGGCCGGGCCGTCGAGCGCGGTTCGGTGCGTGAGGTGCTCAAGTCGCCCCAGCACCCGTACACCTGGGGTCTGCTCGGCTCGATGCCGCGGCTGAGCTCCAGTGTCGACGAGCCCCTCATGCCGATCCCGGGTTCGCCGCCGTCCCTGCTCAACCCGCCGTCCGGCTGCGCCTTCCACCCCCGGTGCGCGTTCACCGGAGACGTCGGCGGGGACGCGTGCGTCTCCTCGCGTCCCGGTCTGCCGGCCGGACGGGGTTCCGCCTGCCACCTGACGGCGGAACAGAAGCAGCAGGTGTTCATCGAGAAGATTCAGCCCCGGCTGGGCTGA
- a CDS encoding ABC transporter substrate-binding protein, translating to MSMLKNRTARAALVAVAAGALTLTACGGNDDNAAKDNSKTKKDASSQSNAVVLGTAADSTGPAAEVAGARSGGTAEVYNDTDFSHLDPGQIYVSDGGLLSRLIYRGLTQYKEANGKLTVVGDLATDSGKVSDGGKTWTYTLKDGVKDQNGHVIDSADIRHTVERLYSTNITDGPVFLQQWLSGAGNAYRKAYEGPYKGKHLPDSVLETPDAKTVVFHFPAAEPDLPQALAMAGYSVVPKATDTQAKYDSAPVAVGPYKIAEFKPGKGMKLVRNTNWDAKTDSVRHQYVDGFNIEYNHDDTDQTKTILADRGAAKNAVMFTGQVATEQLKAVTSDKAAMARTIQGYAPYVWQMNFNLDRMTDKKLRDAITLALPASAIAKADGGAYGGEVANSLMSPTTPGYDETFDPFERKTKANGDLAKAKKLVKEAGAEGKKIVYAYGNTPVRQQQAVLIANALGKIGLDVQKKEIDSATWYERVGKVDNGYDIYMTGWGQDWPSASTVIPPVYNGTAIQDGSSNYSHINDPHVNSEIERILKITDVAEATKAWAALNEYISTEINPAAPVYYTKVFQIAGSNIGGLRYSTVQSYTDVTQIFLKK from the coding sequence ATGTCTATGCTCAAGAACCGTACGGCGAGAGCCGCACTGGTCGCGGTCGCGGCGGGCGCACTGACGCTCACCGCCTGCGGCGGCAACGACGACAACGCGGCCAAGGACAACAGCAAGACCAAGAAGGACGCGTCCTCGCAGTCCAACGCGGTCGTCCTCGGTACCGCCGCGGACTCCACCGGCCCGGCGGCCGAGGTCGCGGGCGCCCGCTCCGGCGGTACGGCCGAGGTCTACAACGACACCGACTTCTCGCACCTTGACCCGGGTCAGATCTACGTCAGCGACGGCGGCCTGCTCTCCCGCCTGATCTACCGCGGCCTGACGCAGTACAAGGAAGCCAACGGCAAGCTGACGGTCGTCGGCGACCTCGCCACGGACTCGGGCAAGGTCTCCGACGGCGGCAAGACCTGGACCTACACGCTGAAGGACGGCGTGAAGGACCAGAACGGCCACGTCATCGACTCGGCCGACATCCGTCACACCGTCGAGCGCCTGTACTCGACCAACATCACCGACGGTCCGGTCTTCCTGCAGCAGTGGCTGTCCGGTGCCGGCAACGCGTACCGCAAGGCGTACGAGGGCCCCTACAAGGGCAAGCACCTGCCGGACTCGGTGCTGGAGACCCCCGACGCGAAGACGGTCGTCTTCCACTTCCCGGCCGCCGAGCCGGACCTTCCGCAGGCGCTCGCCATGGCCGGTTACTCCGTCGTCCCCAAGGCCACGGACACCCAGGCCAAGTACGACAGCGCCCCGGTCGCCGTGGGCCCGTACAAGATCGCCGAGTTCAAGCCCGGCAAGGGCATGAAGCTCGTCCGCAACACCAACTGGGACGCGAAGACCGACTCGGTCCGCCACCAGTACGTCGACGGCTTCAACATCGAGTACAACCACGACGACACGGACCAGACCAAGACGATCCTCGCCGACCGCGGTGCGGCGAAGAACGCGGTCATGTTCACCGGTCAGGTCGCCACCGAGCAGCTCAAGGCGGTCACCAGCGACAAGGCCGCCATGGCCCGCACGATCCAGGGCTACGCCCCGTACGTGTGGCAGATGAACTTCAACCTGGACCGCATGACGGACAAGAAGCTCCGTGACGCGATCACTCTGGCTCTGCCGGCCTCCGCGATCGCCAAGGCCGACGGTGGCGCGTACGGCGGCGAGGTCGCCAACAGCCTGATGTCGCCCACCACCCCGGGCTACGACGAGACCTTCGACCCGTTCGAGCGCAAGACCAAGGCGAACGGTGACCTGGCCAAGGCCAAGAAGCTCGTCAAGGAAGCCGGCGCCGAGGGCAAGAAGATCGTCTACGCGTACGGCAACACCCCGGTCCGTCAGCAGCAGGCGGTCCTGATCGCCAACGCGCTCGGCAAGATCGGCCTGGACGTCCAGAAGAAGGAGATCGACTCCGCCACCTGGTACGAGCGGGTCGGCAAGGTCGACAACGGCTACGACATCTACATGACCGGCTGGGGCCAGGACTGGCCGTCGGCGTCCACCGTCATCCCGCCGGTGTACAACGGCACCGCCATCCAGGACGGTTCGTCGAACTACTCGCACATCAACGACCCGCACGTGAACTCGGAGATCGAGCGGATCCTGAAGATCACGGACGTCGCCGAGGCCACCAAGGCCTGGGCCGCGCTCAACGAGTACATCTCCACGGAGATCAACCCGGCTGCCCCGGTCTACTACACCAAGGTGTTCCAGATCGCCGGCTCCAACATCGGTGGCCTGCGCTACTCGACGGTGCAGAGCTACACCGACGTGACGCAGATCTTCCTCAAGAAGTAG
- a CDS encoding ABC transporter ATP-binding protein — MLLEVRDLHVEFHTRDGVAKAVNGVNYSVDEGETLAVLGESGSGKSVTAQAIMGILDMPPGKISGGEVLFKGQDLLKLKKDERRKIRGQEMAMIFQDALSSLNPVLTVGEQLGEMFRVHRGMSRKDARAKSVELMDRVRIPAAKERVGNYPHQFSGGMRQRIMIAMAMALEPALIIADEPTTALDVTVQAQVMELLAELQQEYRMGLILITHDLGVVADVADKIAVMYAGRIVETAPVHEIYKAPAHPYTKGLLQSIPRLDQKGQELYAIKGLPPNLLRIPPGCAFNPRCPMAQDVCRTDEPPLYDVAEHRASACHFWKETLDAR; from the coding sequence ATGCTGTTGGAAGTGCGCGATCTGCACGTGGAGTTCCACACCCGGGACGGTGTCGCCAAGGCCGTCAACGGCGTCAACTACTCGGTGGACGAAGGGGAGACGCTCGCCGTACTCGGCGAGTCCGGCTCGGGCAAGTCGGTCACCGCGCAGGCGATCATGGGCATCCTCGACATGCCGCCCGGGAAGATCAGCGGCGGCGAGGTGCTCTTCAAGGGCCAGGACCTGCTGAAGCTCAAGAAGGACGAGCGGCGGAAGATCCGGGGCCAGGAGATGGCCATGATCTTCCAGGACGCGCTCTCCTCGCTGAACCCCGTACTGACCGTGGGCGAGCAGCTCGGCGAGATGTTCCGGGTGCACCGGGGGATGTCCCGCAAGGACGCCCGCGCGAAATCGGTCGAGCTGATGGACCGGGTCCGCATCCCGGCGGCCAAGGAGCGGGTCGGGAACTACCCGCACCAGTTCTCCGGCGGGATGCGCCAGCGCATCATGATCGCCATGGCGATGGCGCTGGAACCCGCGCTGATCATCGCCGACGAGCCCACCACCGCGCTCGACGTGACGGTCCAGGCCCAGGTCATGGAGCTGCTCGCGGAACTCCAGCAGGAGTACCGGATGGGCCTCATCCTCATCACCCACGACCTCGGCGTCGTCGCCGACGTCGCCGACAAGATCGCCGTGATGTACGCGGGCCGGATCGTCGAGACCGCCCCCGTCCACGAGATCTACAAGGCCCCCGCCCACCCGTACACCAAGGGCCTCCTCCAGTCGATCCCGCGCCTGGACCAGAAGGGCCAGGAGCTGTACGCGATCAAGGGGCTGCCCCCGAACCTGCTGCGCATCCCGCCCGGCTGCGCCTTCAACCCGCGCTGCCCGATGGCCCAGGACGTGTGCCGCACGGACGAGCCGCCGCTCTACGACGTGGCCGAACACCGCGCGAGCGCCTGCCACTTCTGGAAGGAGACGCTCGATGCACGCTGA
- a CDS encoding ABC transporter permease: MPEPYSQDGAISPAGAGGPMDLALEEGETLEKPPGHDGGGPAEKPRSLWSDAWRDLRRNPVFIVSGLIILFLVVISIWPSLIASGDPLQADLADAQKGREPGHPFGFDPQGRDVYTRVVYGARTSVTIGICATLGVGILGSILGGLAGFFGGGWDAVLSRITDVFFGIPVVLGGLVFLSVVTSSTVWPVVGFIVLLGWPQIARIARGSVITAKQNDYVQAARALGASNSRMLLRHVAPNAIAPVIVVATIALGTYISLEATLSYLGVGLKEPAVSWGIDISAASSYIRNAPHMLLWPAGALAVTVLSFIMLGDAVRDALDPKLR; the protein is encoded by the coding sequence ATGCCTGAGCCGTATTCGCAGGACGGGGCGATCTCACCGGCGGGAGCCGGCGGACCCATGGACCTCGCCCTGGAGGAGGGCGAGACGCTGGAGAAGCCGCCCGGCCACGACGGCGGGGGCCCCGCCGAGAAGCCCCGCAGCCTCTGGTCCGACGCCTGGCGCGACCTGCGGCGCAACCCGGTCTTCATCGTCTCCGGCCTGATCATCCTCTTCCTGGTGGTCATCTCGATCTGGCCGTCGCTCATCGCGAGCGGCGACCCGCTCCAGGCCGACCTGGCCGACGCCCAGAAGGGCCGGGAACCCGGCCACCCCTTCGGCTTCGACCCGCAGGGCCGCGACGTCTACACCCGCGTCGTCTACGGAGCCCGCACCTCGGTCACCATCGGCATCTGCGCCACCCTCGGTGTCGGCATCCTGGGCAGCATCCTCGGCGGACTCGCCGGGTTCTTCGGCGGTGGCTGGGACGCCGTGCTCTCCCGGATCACCGACGTCTTCTTCGGCATCCCGGTGGTCCTCGGCGGCCTGGTCTTCCTCTCCGTCGTGACCAGTTCCACCGTCTGGCCCGTCGTCGGCTTCATCGTCCTGCTCGGCTGGCCGCAGATCGCCCGCATCGCCCGCGGCTCCGTCATCACCGCCAAACAGAACGACTACGTCCAGGCCGCCCGCGCGCTGGGCGCCTCCAACTCGCGGATGCTGCTGCGCCACGTCGCCCCGAACGCCATCGCCCCCGTCATCGTCGTGGCGACCATCGCGCTCGGTACCTACATCTCCCTGGAGGCGACCCTCTCCTACCTCGGCGTCGGCCTGAAGGAACCCGCCGTCTCCTGGGGCATCGACATCTCCGCCGCGTCCAGCTACATCCGCAACGCCCCGCACATGCTGCTCTGGCCCGCGGGAGCGCTGGCGGTCACCGTGCTGTCGTTCATCATGCTCGGCGACGCGGTGCGCGACGCCCTCGACCCCAAGCTGCGCTGA
- a CDS encoding ABC transporter permease has translation MGRYVIRRLLQMIPVFFGTTLLIFLMVNVMGDPIAGLCGDRQCDPATAAQLRAEFGLDKPVWQQYLTYMGNVFTGDFGTAFNGQKVTELMATAFPITIRLTIVAIVFEIIIGISLGVLTGLKRGRPVDTTVLILTLVVISVPTFVTGLLLQLLLGVKWGVISPSVSSAAPLDELIVPGLVLASVSLAYVARLTRSSIAENARADYVRTATAKGLPRRRVIVRHLLRNSLIPVITFIGTDVGALMGGAIVTERIFNIHGVGYQLYQGILRQNTQTVVGFVTVLVLVFLAANLIVDLLYAVLDPRIRYA, from the coding sequence ATGGGACGTTATGTGATCCGGCGGCTGCTGCAGATGATCCCGGTCTTCTTCGGCACCACGCTGCTGATCTTCCTCATGGTGAACGTGATGGGCGACCCCATCGCGGGTCTCTGCGGCGACCGCCAGTGCGACCCCGCCACCGCCGCCCAGCTGCGTGCCGAGTTCGGCCTCGACAAGCCGGTCTGGCAGCAGTACCTGACGTACATGGGCAACGTCTTCACCGGCGACTTCGGCACCGCGTTCAACGGGCAGAAGGTCACCGAGCTGATGGCCACCGCGTTCCCCATCACCATCCGGCTCACCATCGTCGCCATCGTCTTCGAGATCATCATCGGCATCAGCCTCGGCGTCCTCACCGGCCTGAAGCGGGGCCGGCCCGTCGACACCACGGTGCTGATCCTGACCCTGGTCGTCATCTCCGTCCCGACCTTCGTCACCGGTCTGCTGCTCCAGCTGCTGCTCGGCGTGAAGTGGGGCGTCATCAGCCCCTCGGTCTCCTCGGCGGCGCCGCTCGACGAACTGATCGTCCCCGGACTCGTCCTCGCCTCGGTCTCGCTCGCCTACGTCGCCCGGCTCACCCGCTCCTCCATCGCGGAGAACGCCCGCGCCGACTACGTACGCACCGCCACCGCCAAGGGGCTGCCCCGGCGCCGGGTGATCGTGCGCCACCTGCTGCGCAACTCGCTGATCCCGGTCATCACCTTCATCGGTACGGACGTGGGCGCGCTGATGGGCGGGGCCATCGTCACCGAGCGGATCTTCAACATCCACGGGGTCGGATACCAGCTCTACCAGGGCATCCTGCGCCAGAACACCCAGACCGTCGTCGGGTTCGTCACCGTCCTGGTCCTCGTCTTCCTGGCGGCCAACCTGATCGTCGACCTCCTGTACGCCGTACTCGACCCGAGGATCCGCTATGCCTGA
- a CDS encoding ABC transporter permease, with the protein MLRFLLRRSLGACLILVLISAFTFFMFFAIPQDPAMLACGKNCTPDALAIIHTNLGLDKPTIVQYWIFLSGIFTGRDFSVGHCAAPCFGVSFNNGQMVWDTIVDRFPLTLSLTIGGLIVFLTVGLGTGLIAARYRGTWLDKVVSSFSLVLSSFQIYFLGPIVLGIFVYSTGWLDKPKYNDFSDGVGPWFMGLLIPWVVMSVIFTANYTRMARSTMIEQLQEEHVRAAKAKGMSGRYVFMRYAWRGSLIPIVTILGMDIAALLGGGMVTEITFGLPGIGRLAIDSVNNKDLPMTMGVMLVSAAFIIVLNLVVDALYAVIDPRVRLS; encoded by the coding sequence ATGCTTCGTTTCCTCTTGCGCCGGTCGCTCGGCGCGTGCCTGATCCTGGTCCTGATCAGCGCCTTCACCTTCTTCATGTTCTTCGCCATCCCACAGGACCCGGCGATGCTGGCCTGCGGCAAGAACTGCACCCCGGACGCGCTGGCGATCATCCACACGAACCTCGGTCTCGACAAGCCGACGATCGTCCAGTACTGGATCTTCCTCTCCGGCATCTTCACCGGTCGTGACTTCTCCGTCGGCCACTGCGCGGCACCCTGCTTCGGTGTCTCGTTCAACAACGGCCAGATGGTGTGGGACACGATCGTCGACCGTTTCCCGCTGACCCTCTCGCTCACCATCGGCGGGCTCATCGTCTTCCTCACCGTGGGTCTCGGCACCGGCCTCATCGCCGCCCGCTACCGCGGTACCTGGCTGGACAAGGTCGTCAGCTCCTTCTCGCTGGTGCTGAGCTCCTTCCAGATCTACTTCCTCGGCCCGATCGTGCTCGGCATCTTCGTGTACAGCACCGGCTGGCTGGACAAGCCGAAGTACAACGACTTCAGCGACGGTGTCGGTCCCTGGTTCATGGGCCTGCTGATCCCCTGGGTCGTGATGTCCGTGATCTTCACGGCCAACTACACCCGTATGGCCCGCTCCACGATGATCGAACAGCTCCAGGAGGAGCACGTCCGGGCGGCCAAGGCCAAGGGCATGAGCGGACGTTACGTCTTCATGCGCTACGCCTGGCGCGGCTCGCTCATCCCGATCGTCACCATCCTCGGCATGGACATCGCGGCGCTCCTCGGCGGCGGCATGGTCACCGAGATCACCTTCGGCCTTCCCGGGATCGGCCGGCTGGCCATCGATTCCGTGAACAACAAGGACCTGCCGATGACCATGGGCGTCATGCTCGTCAGCGCGGCCTTCATCATTGTTCTGAACCTCGTCGTGGACGCCCTGTACGCCGTGATCGACCCGCGCGTGCGGCTGTCCTAG
- a CDS encoding peptide ABC transporter substrate-binding protein — MRGATRARWTACTVAVALAATACGGGGDSDSGGSGADGIVSSSWGDPQNPLEPANTNEVQGGKVLDMLFRGLKRYDPKTGEAKNMLADKIESSDATNYTITVKDGWTFSNGEKVTAKSFVDAWNYGAALKNNQKNAYFFQYIDGYEKAHPESGSASATTLSGLKATGDLTFTVKLSQKFSLWPDTLGYAAFSPLPQSFFDDHDAWLSKPVGNGPYTIDQYAKGSSMNLRRWDKYPGDDKAENGGIDLKVYTDNNTAYTDLTAGNLDLVDDIPASQLTNVQSDLGDRYINTPAGIIQTLAFPFYDKEWDTENGRKVRQGLSMAINRQQITDQIFHQTRTPASDWTSPVLGEEGGFKKGLCGKECAYDADEAKKMINDAGGIPGGQLKISYNADTGSHKEWVDAVCNSINKALDNNRACVGGPVGTFADFRNQVSQQKLNGAWRAGWQMDYPLIQNFLQPLYYTNASSNDGKWSNQEFDDLVDKANAETDKAAAVKTFQDSEQVLVEQMPVIPLWYQNGSAGYSDRVSNVALNVFSVPVYNEIKVK, encoded by the coding sequence ATGCGCGGAGCCACACGGGCCAGGTGGACCGCATGCACCGTGGCAGTCGCACTGGCGGCGACGGCCTGCGGCGGGGGCGGCGACAGCGACAGCGGCGGCAGTGGCGCCGACGGGATCGTCAGCTCCTCCTGGGGCGACCCGCAGAACCCGCTGGAACCCGCGAACACCAACGAGGTGCAGGGTGGCAAGGTCCTCGACATGCTCTTCCGCGGTCTCAAGCGGTACGACCCGAAGACCGGCGAGGCCAAGAACATGCTGGCCGACAAGATCGAGTCCAGTGACGCGACGAACTACACCATCACGGTCAAGGACGGCTGGACCTTCTCCAACGGCGAGAAGGTCACCGCGAAGTCCTTCGTCGACGCCTGGAACTACGGTGCCGCGCTGAAGAACAACCAGAAGAACGCCTACTTCTTCCAGTACATCGACGGCTACGAGAAGGCCCACCCCGAGAGCGGCTCCGCCTCCGCCACGACGCTCTCCGGCCTCAAGGCCACCGGCGACCTGACCTTCACGGTGAAGCTGTCGCAGAAGTTCTCCCTCTGGCCGGACACGCTCGGCTACGCGGCCTTCTCGCCGCTGCCCCAGAGCTTCTTCGACGACCACGACGCCTGGCTCTCCAAGCCCGTCGGCAACGGCCCGTACACCATCGACCAGTACGCCAAGGGCTCGTCGATGAACCTGCGCCGCTGGGACAAGTACCCCGGGGACGACAAGGCCGAGAACGGCGGCATCGACCTCAAGGTCTACACCGACAACAACACCGCCTACACCGACCTGACCGCGGGCAACCTCGACCTCGTCGACGACATCCCCGCCTCCCAGCTCACCAACGTCCAGTCCGACCTCGGCGACCGCTACATCAACACCCCGGCCGGCATCATCCAGACCCTCGCCTTCCCCTTCTACGACAAGGAGTGGGACACCGAGAACGGCCGTAAGGTCCGCCAGGGACTGTCGATGGCGATCAACCGCCAGCAGATCACCGACCAGATCTTCCACCAGACCCGGACCCCCGCCTCCGACTGGACCTCCCCGGTCCTCGGCGAGGAGGGCGGCTTCAAGAAGGGGCTGTGCGGCAAGGAGTGCGCGTACGACGCCGACGAGGCCAAAAAGATGATCAATGACGCCGGCGGCATCCCCGGGGGCCAGCTCAAGATCTCGTACAACGCGGACACCGGCTCCCACAAGGAATGGGTCGACGCCGTCTGCAACAGCATCAACAAGGCCCTGGACAACAACCGGGCCTGCGTCGGCGGCCCGGTCGGCACCTTCGCCGACTTCCGCAACCAGGTCTCCCAGCAGAAGCTGAACGGCGCCTGGCGCGCGGGCTGGCAGATGGACTACCCGCTCATCCAGAACTTCCTCCAGCCGCTCTACTACACCAACGCCTCGTCCAACGACGGCAAGTGGAGCAACCAGGAATTCGACGACCTCGTCGACAAGGCGAACGCGGAGACGGACAAGGCCGCCGCGGTGAAGACCTTCCAGGACTCCGAGCAGGTGCTCGTCGAGCAGATGCCGGTCATCCCGCTCTGGTACCAGAACGGCAGCGCCGGCTACTCCGACCGCGTCTCGAACGTCGCGCTGAACGTCTTCAGCGTCCCCGTCTACAACGAGATCAAGGTCAAGTGA
- a CDS encoding ABC transporter ATP-binding protein has protein sequence MHADHSGGRKEAREEGEIAATLLSESRRLSSWAEGEPILRVRELVKHYPLTQGILIKKQVGAVKAVDGVTFDLSAGETLGIVGESGCGKSTVARMLVHLERPTAGTIQYKGEDVTKLSGRALKAVRRNIQMVFQDPYTSLNPRMTVGDIIGEPYEIHPEVAPKGSRRQRVQDLLDVVGLNPEYINRYPHQFSGGQRQRIGIARGLALNPEIIVADEPVSALDVSVQAQVVNLLDRLQAEFSLSFVFIAHDLSIVRHISDRVGVMYLGRIVEIGTEEEIYDHPTHPYTQALLSAVPVPDPEAREHRERIILHGDVPSPANPPSGCRFRTRCWKAQERCAVEEPLLAVPEAFRAVAGPAHHDSACHFAEEKHVVAVETDRVLPPTPPAAGTEGGEGGGTEPGAGDGGRDAGDDGTAPGAGGTGPERRPPDAGL, from the coding sequence ATGCACGCTGACCACTCCGGAGGCCGCAAGGAGGCGCGCGAAGAGGGCGAGATCGCCGCGACCCTCCTCTCCGAGTCGCGCCGGCTCTCCTCGTGGGCCGAGGGGGAGCCGATCCTGCGGGTCCGCGAGCTCGTCAAGCACTACCCGCTCACCCAGGGCATTTTGATCAAGAAGCAGGTCGGCGCGGTCAAGGCCGTCGACGGGGTCACCTTCGACCTCTCGGCCGGTGAGACGCTCGGCATCGTGGGCGAGTCCGGCTGCGGCAAGTCCACCGTCGCCAGGATGCTGGTCCACCTCGAACGCCCCACCGCCGGGACGATCCAGTACAAGGGCGAGGACGTCACCAAACTCTCCGGCCGGGCCCTGAAGGCGGTGCGCCGGAACATCCAGATGGTGTTCCAGGACCCCTACACCTCGCTCAACCCGCGCATGACGGTCGGCGACATCATCGGGGAGCCGTACGAGATCCACCCCGAGGTCGCCCCGAAGGGCAGCCGGCGGCAGCGGGTGCAGGACCTGCTGGACGTGGTGGGGCTCAACCCCGAGTACATCAACCGCTATCCGCACCAGTTCTCGGGCGGCCAGCGCCAGCGCATCGGGATCGCCCGCGGTCTGGCGCTCAACCCCGAGATCATCGTCGCCGACGAACCCGTCTCCGCCCTCGACGTCTCCGTCCAGGCGCAGGTCGTCAACCTGCTGGACCGCCTCCAGGCCGAGTTCAGCCTCAGCTTCGTCTTCATCGCCCACGACCTCTCGATCGTCCGCCACATCTCGGACCGGGTCGGGGTGATGTACCTCGGCCGGATCGTCGAGATCGGCACCGAGGAGGAGATCTACGACCACCCGACGCACCCCTACACCCAGGCCCTGCTCTCCGCCGTCCCGGTACCCGACCCGGAGGCCCGCGAGCACCGTGAACGGATCATCCTGCACGGGGACGTGCCCTCGCCCGCCAACCCGCCCTCCGGCTGCCGCTTCCGCACCCGGTGCTGGAAGGCGCAGGAGCGGTGCGCGGTGGAGGAACCGCTGCTCGCCGTCCCGGAGGCGTTCAGGGCGGTGGCGGGCCCGGCCCACCACGACTCCGCCTGCCACTTCGCCGAGGAGAAGCACGTGGTCGCGGTGGAGACCGACCGGGTGCTGCCGCCGACGCCCCCGGCGGCGGGTACGGAGGGCGGGGAGGGCGGCGGTACGGAGCCAGGGGCCGGCGACGGCGGCCGGGACGCAGGCGACGACGGTACGGCGCCGGGTGCGGGTGGGACCGGACCGGAGCGGCGACCGCCGGACGCGGG